A part of Denitratisoma oestradiolicum genomic DNA contains:
- a CDS encoding TonB-dependent receptor — MLTSKKQIAVRTLPVLISLMYSSASISADALEEVIVTAQKRAERIQDVPIAISAISGAQLETRGIEGVANLNSLAPNLMYRDNPASSLVSTLSIRGAATGQPGIFVDPSVGMYVDGVYIGKAQGSIFDIADLERVEILRGPQGTLFGRNTEGGAISFVTRKPSGQFSGSVAVEIGNYGHRLERLSLDLPKLGILSLNIAYKKEDRDGWVKELTPGNGDSGKKNKEAYRLAAKLDINTDLTANYSFDHAEANNIPPPMSLYALRGWKGTLPSAFGPFLGNAIQNAMAPYVATDRPKFITTNTRNGLPLWERSKTDGHSLIFDYKINEKNTLKYIYSKRKMSFSDSLDLDGSGSGSITIIPNVLTWNTMAYGIRDTHYESNSNELQWIGNSDRMNYVFGLYDFKDDGTTLGPQALSIFAIPDLRHDYAVKTDAKAWFAQVDYKLTDRLTATAGIRKTSETKSGWAHHYTTNGFNGALVSDTAVGFYPRTSYSATFDANTPVLALAYRYSDTLNLYGRLAKGFKSGGFSGEANNPVAVTTPYNPEKSSVAELGFKAMYPDLRAQLSGTYFRTKYSDLQITQLIPGTISSFLTNAGKSTYQGIELEGSITVADGWKLQGGYGYLDAKFDEYIDNALNITGQPLIDTASNRLPPYAPKHTLNINVDGRLLKTSLGTLRLIMDYTYSSQVHYYAVNKSLTAHNAGGSYEVGTDSSPPLRNINAKLLLSNILVGGPGEAELSFWIKNLTDEKKPSQGIDFGLFRTTNWQPPRTYGLSFGYKW; from the coding sequence ATGCTCACATCTAAAAAGCAAATCGCTGTACGCACACTTCCAGTACTAATTTCATTGATGTACTCATCTGCCAGTATTTCAGCTGATGCATTAGAAGAAGTCATCGTTACCGCACAAAAGCGCGCAGAACGCATTCAGGACGTTCCAATCGCGATTTCCGCGATTAGCGGTGCACAGTTGGAAACCCGCGGAATCGAGGGTGTCGCCAACCTGAACAGCCTAGCCCCTAATCTTATGTACAGGGATAACCCTGCGAGTAGTCTTGTTTCAACGCTTTCAATCCGTGGAGCAGCAACCGGCCAGCCGGGAATTTTCGTAGATCCGTCGGTAGGAATGTATGTGGATGGCGTCTATATCGGCAAGGCACAAGGCAGCATTTTTGACATTGCAGATCTCGAACGTGTGGAGATTCTCAGAGGCCCTCAGGGAACACTATTCGGGCGCAATACCGAAGGAGGCGCCATCAGTTTCGTGACTCGCAAGCCTTCTGGACAGTTTTCCGGCTCAGTTGCAGTGGAAATTGGTAACTATGGACATAGACTGGAACGCCTATCGCTAGATCTCCCGAAGCTCGGCATATTGAGTCTCAACATTGCATACAAAAAAGAAGACCGCGATGGTTGGGTGAAGGAACTGACACCAGGCAATGGCGATAGCGGTAAAAAAAATAAAGAAGCCTACCGACTTGCTGCGAAGCTCGATATAAACACTGATTTAACAGCAAACTACTCATTTGATCACGCTGAGGCCAACAACATTCCTCCTCCAATGAGCTTGTACGCATTACGTGGATGGAAAGGAACCTTGCCATCAGCCTTTGGCCCATTTCTCGGAAATGCTATTCAGAATGCTATGGCACCGTACGTCGCCACCGACCGCCCAAAATTCATAACCACCAATACGCGAAATGGACTACCTCTCTGGGAAAGATCAAAAACAGATGGGCATTCACTTATCTTTGATTACAAGATCAATGAGAAAAATACTCTAAAGTACATCTACTCAAAAAGAAAAATGAGCTTCTCAGATAGCCTCGACCTCGATGGTTCAGGTTCTGGAAGCATAACCATAATTCCAAATGTACTTACATGGAATACGATGGCCTACGGAATCCGGGATACACATTATGAATCCAATTCCAATGAATTGCAGTGGATAGGCAATAGTGATCGAATGAACTATGTATTCGGCCTCTACGATTTCAAGGACGATGGCACCACACTTGGCCCTCAGGCATTATCAATATTTGCCATCCCAGATTTGAGACATGACTACGCTGTAAAAACAGACGCAAAGGCATGGTTTGCACAGGTAGATTACAAGCTGACGGATCGTTTAACAGCTACAGCTGGCATACGGAAGACCAGCGAAACTAAAAGTGGATGGGCTCACCACTATACGACCAACGGGTTCAATGGGGCTCTAGTCAGCGATACTGCAGTAGGGTTTTATCCTCGCACATCCTACTCAGCAACCTTCGATGCAAATACGCCCGTACTTGCTCTTGCATACAGATATAGCGACACACTTAATCTTTACGGGCGTCTCGCAAAAGGTTTCAAAAGCGGCGGATTCTCCGGTGAGGCCAATAACCCTGTTGCCGTTACAACACCCTACAATCCGGAAAAATCCAGTGTCGCTGAACTCGGATTCAAGGCAATGTATCCCGATCTAAGGGCACAATTAAGTGGCACATACTTCCGCACCAAGTATTCGGACCTACAAATCACTCAGCTAATCCCAGGAACAATTTCCTCATTCCTAACCAATGCGGGGAAATCTACCTATCAAGGTATTGAGCTTGAAGGTTCTATTACCGTTGCCGATGGCTGGAAATTACAAGGTGGATACGGCTACCTAGACGCGAAGTTCGACGAGTATATTGACAATGCTCTAAATATCACGGGCCAACCGCTGATTGACACTGCAAGTAATCGCCTCCCACCTTATGCCCCTAAGCACACTCTGAACATAAACGTGGACGGAAGGCTATTAAAGACTTCATTAGGAACCTTACGGTTGATCATGGACTACACTTATTCTTCTCAGGTCCACTACTATGCGGTCAACAAATCTCTTACCGCACACAATGCAGGTGGCAGCTATGAGGTGGGTACGGATAGCTCTCCTCCGCTACGAAACATCAACGCTAAACTGCTGCTATCCAACATTCTTGTTGGGGGACCTGGTGAAGCTGAACTTTCCTTCTGGATAAAAAATCTTACCGACGAGAAGAAACCATCACAAGGAATTGATTTTGGATTGTTCCGGACTACAAACTGGCAACCACCTAGAACCTATGGCCTCAGTTTTGGATACAAATGGTGA
- a CDS encoding TetR/AcrR family transcriptional regulator — protein MLANNSLFSMEIQQLLTKPTLDKRVKNQSGNDNASRPGRPRSSEVHRSILKATLENLGELGYEKLSISSIAIRSGVGKATIYRRWPSKLPLVVDALNQLPELATPDTGRLLDDLSTLANEFIQIASSSRLAPILTAIGHESYRNHEFETCVNPLLQSRRRPLLKIISRAIARNEITPSLSIEDAADILMGPILTRVLFTKREPSYSETRYLLERLILGITSTANVEATQSP, from the coding sequence ATGCTTGCCAATAACTCATTATTCTCAATGGAAATTCAGCAACTTCTAACAAAACCCACCCTCGACAAAAGAGTTAAGAATCAGTCGGGAAATGATAATGCTTCGAGACCCGGCCGCCCCCGCAGTAGTGAGGTTCACAGATCAATACTGAAAGCCACGCTAGAGAATCTTGGAGAACTTGGATACGAGAAGCTATCCATTTCCTCGATTGCCATTCGCTCGGGCGTTGGCAAAGCAACGATTTATCGCCGATGGCCATCGAAGCTTCCATTAGTTGTCGATGCACTCAATCAGCTTCCAGAACTTGCAACACCTGATACTGGGAGACTGTTAGATGATTTGTCAACACTAGCAAATGAATTTATTCAAATAGCCAGCAGTTCACGACTCGCACCAATTCTCACGGCAATTGGTCACGAAAGCTACCGCAACCATGAATTTGAAACTTGCGTAAATCCTCTTCTTCAATCGCGACGCCGGCCATTACTGAAAATCATATCTCGAGCTATCGCAAGAAATGAAATTACCCCTTCCTTATCAATTGAAGATGCTGCAGATATTTTGATGGGTCCGATTCTGACCCGCGTACTCTTCACTAAGAGAGAACCGTCCTACAGCGAAACCAGGTATCTACTTGAGAGATTAATACTTGGCATCACATCTACTGCCAACGTTGAGGCAACTCAATCGCCATAA
- the metK gene encoding methionine adenosyltransferase, which produces MSQEYFFTSESVSEGHPDKVADQISDAILDAILSQDKHARVAAETLTNTGLVVLAGEITTHANVDYIQVARDTIKEIGYDNTESGIDYKGCAVLVAYDKQSPDIAQGVNKAYDDNLDQGAGDQGLMFGYACDETDTLMPLPIHLSHRLVERQSQLRKNGRLSWLRPDAKSQVTVRYKDGKADAIDTVVLSTQHSADISLNDIREAVIEDIIKPVLPKELIKGEIKYLVNPTGRFVVGGPQGDCGLTGRKIIVDTYGGAAPHGGGAFSGKDPSKVDRSGAYAGRYIAKNIVAAGMASRCLVQVSYAIGVSQPTSVWVTTYGTGKISDEKIADLVKRHFDLRPKGIVNMLDLLRPIYKKTAAYGHFGRENAGLPWELTDKAAALRADAGL; this is translated from the coding sequence ATGTCCCAAGAGTATTTCTTCACTTCCGAGTCGGTTTCCGAAGGCCACCCGGACAAGGTCGCCGACCAAATTTCGGACGCCATCCTCGACGCCATCTTGTCTCAGGACAAACATGCCCGAGTAGCCGCCGAAACCCTGACCAACACCGGTCTGGTGGTGCTGGCCGGGGAGATCACCACCCACGCCAACGTCGATTACATCCAGGTCGCCCGGGACACCATCAAGGAAATCGGCTACGACAACACCGAATCCGGCATCGACTACAAAGGCTGCGCCGTTTTGGTGGCCTACGACAAGCAGTCCCCCGACATCGCTCAGGGCGTGAATAAAGCCTACGACGACAACCTGGACCAGGGCGCCGGCGATCAGGGCCTGATGTTCGGCTACGCCTGCGACGAGACCGATACCCTGATGCCCCTCCCCATCCACCTGTCCCATCGCCTGGTGGAGCGCCAGTCCCAGCTGCGCAAGAATGGCCGGCTTTCCTGGCTGCGCCCGGACGCCAAATCCCAGGTAACGGTGCGCTACAAGGATGGCAAGGCCGATGCCATCGATACGGTGGTGCTCTCAACCCAGCATTCTGCAGACATCAGCCTTAATGACATTCGGGAAGCGGTGATCGAAGACATCATCAAGCCGGTGCTGCCCAAGGAACTGATCAAGGGCGAGATCAAGTATCTGGTGAATCCCACCGGCCGCTTCGTGGTGGGCGGCCCCCAGGGGGATTGCGGCCTCACGGGACGAAAGATCATCGTGGACACATACGGCGGCGCGGCCCCCCACGGCGGAGGTGCCTTCTCGGGCAAGGACCCGTCCAAGGTGGACCGTTCCGGCGCCTATGCCGGCCGTTATATCGCGAAGAACATTGTTGCCGCGGGCATGGCCAGCCGGTGCCTGGTCCAGGTGTCCTACGCCATCGGTGTTTCCCAGCCCACCAGCGTCTGGGTCACCACCTACGGCACAGGCAAGATTTCTGACGAGAAGATCGCCGACCTGGTGAAAAGGCACTTCGACCTACGGCCCAAAGGCATCGTCAATATGCTTGACCTGCTGCGCCCCATCTACAAGAAGACAGCGGCTTATGGTCACTTTGGCCGGGAAAATGCTGGCCTACCTTGGGAACTGACAGATAAGGCTGCCGCCTTGAGGGCGGATGCGGGTTTGTAG
- the ahcY gene encoding adenosylhomocysteinase gives MSVSAVLKSAPDYAIADLSLADWGRKEIRIAETEMPGLMAIREEFAKSQPLKGAHITGSLHMTIQTAVLIETLVALGAQVRWASCNIFSTQDHAAAAIAKDGIAVFAVKGESLTDYWDYTHRIFEWPDGGNGEKVYSNMILDDGGDATLLLHLGARAEQDIAVLAKPGSEEETILFASIKAKLASDKTWYSTRLAKIKGVTEETTTGVHRLYQMHQRGELKFPAINVNDSVTKSKFDNLYGCRESLVDGIKRATDVMIAGKIAVVCGYGDVGKGSAQALRALSAQVWVTEIDPICALQAAMEGYRVVTMEYAADKADIFVTTTGNFQVITHEHMVKMKNNAIVCNIGHFDNEIDVASLEKYQWEEIKPQVDHVIFPDGKRIILLAKGRLVNLGCGTGHPSYVMSSSFANQTIAQIELFTKTAAYPVGVYTLPKHLDEKVARLQLKTLNVQLTELTDQQAAYIGVPKHGPYKADHYRY, from the coding sequence ATGAGTGTAAGTGCTGTTTTGAAATCTGCCCCTGACTACGCTATTGCCGACCTGAGCCTGGCCGACTGGGGCCGCAAGGAAATCCGCATCGCGGAAACCGAGATGCCCGGCCTGATGGCCATCCGCGAGGAATTCGCCAAGAGCCAGCCCCTGAAGGGCGCCCACATCACCGGGTCGCTGCACATGACCATCCAGACCGCGGTTCTGATCGAGACCCTGGTGGCCCTCGGCGCCCAGGTGCGCTGGGCTTCCTGCAACATTTTCTCGACCCAGGATCACGCCGCCGCAGCCATCGCCAAGGACGGCATCGCCGTCTTTGCCGTCAAGGGCGAGAGCCTCACCGACTACTGGGACTACACCCACCGCATCTTCGAATGGCCCGATGGCGGCAATGGTGAAAAAGTCTATAGCAACATGATCCTCGACGACGGCGGCGACGCCACCCTGCTGCTGCACCTGGGTGCCCGGGCCGAGCAGGACATCGCGGTGCTGGCCAAGCCCGGCTCCGAAGAAGAGACCATTCTCTTCGCCAGCATCAAGGCCAAGCTGGCCAGCGACAAGACTTGGTATTCCACCCGCCTGGCGAAGATCAAGGGCGTCACCGAGGAAACCACCACCGGCGTCCATCGCCTGTACCAGATGCATCAGCGGGGCGAACTCAAGTTCCCCGCCATCAACGTCAACGACTCGGTCACCAAGTCCAAGTTCGACAACCTCTACGGCTGCCGCGAATCCCTGGTGGACGGCATCAAGCGCGCCACCGACGTGATGATCGCCGGAAAAATCGCCGTGGTCTGCGGCTACGGCGACGTAGGCAAGGGCTCGGCCCAGGCCCTGCGCGCCCTCTCGGCCCAGGTCTGGGTCACCGAGATCGACCCGATCTGCGCCCTCCAGGCCGCCATGGAAGGCTATCGCGTGGTGACCATGGAATACGCCGCCGACAAGGCCGACATTTTCGTCACCACCACCGGCAACTTCCAAGTCATCACCCATGAGCACATGGTCAAGATGAAGAACAACGCCATCGTCTGCAACATCGGCCATTTCGACAACGAAATCGATGTCGCTTCCCTGGAAAAGTACCAGTGGGAAGAAATCAAACCCCAGGTGGACCACGTCATCTTCCCCGATGGCAAGCGCATCATCCTGCTGGCCAAGGGGCGACTGGTGAACCTCGGTTGCGGCACCGGCCATCCGTCCTATGTGATGTCCTCCAGCTTCGCCAACCAGACCATCGCCCAGATCGAGTTGTTCACCAAGACCGCCGCGTACCCGGTGGGCGTGTATACCCTGCCCAAACATCTGGACGAAAAGGTGGCCCGCCTGCAGTTGAAGACGCTCAACGTGCAACTCACCGAGCTGACCGATCAGCAGGCCGCCTACATCGGGGTGCCCAAGCACGGTCCCTACAAGGCCGACCATTACCGCTATTAA
- the metF gene encoding methylenetetrahydrofolate reductase [NAD(P)H]: MTKQISFEFFPPQTLEGMEKLRKTWEALENLNPTYFSVTFGAGGSTRDRTLETVLQIQRAGLSAAPHLSCIGATRESLRSMLKDYKGAGVSRIVALRGDLPSGFVAPGEFRHASELVQFIRHETGDFFHLAVAGYPEVHPESRSNRDDIEKFVRKVEAGADSVITQYFYNVDAYIQFVDQVRSRGVHIPVIPGIMPIANFEKIVRFSDACGAELPRWMRKRFDDFENDAESAKEYGLDLVSDLCRRLLESGAPGLHFYTLNQSPLVAEICHRIGVA; encoded by the coding sequence ATGACTAAGCAAATTTCATTCGAGTTCTTTCCTCCACAAACTTTAGAAGGTATGGAGAAGTTGAGGAAGACTTGGGAGGCACTGGAAAATCTGAATCCAACATATTTTTCAGTGACATTTGGCGCAGGTGGATCAACTCGTGATCGAACCCTGGAAACGGTATTGCAAATACAACGCGCTGGATTAAGTGCAGCACCACATTTGTCATGCATTGGGGCAACGCGAGAGAGTCTTCGAAGCATGCTGAAGGACTACAAAGGAGCAGGGGTAAGTCGCATTGTTGCCTTACGAGGTGATTTACCTTCTGGATTTGTCGCACCAGGTGAATTTCGACATGCCTCAGAACTGGTTCAGTTCATTCGGCATGAAACTGGTGACTTCTTCCATTTGGCAGTTGCCGGATATCCTGAGGTTCATCCAGAATCGAGGTCCAACCGAGACGATATTGAAAAATTTGTTCGCAAAGTGGAGGCTGGTGCCGACTCTGTAATAACGCAATATTTCTACAATGTAGATGCCTACATACAATTTGTTGACCAGGTTCGATCACGTGGTGTTCATATCCCTGTTATCCCCGGAATCATGCCCATAGCTAACTTCGAAAAAATCGTCAGATTTTCTGATGCATGTGGTGCGGAGCTACCGCGCTGGATGCGCAAGCGCTTCGATGATTTTGAGAATGATGCAGAGTCAGCAAAAGAGTATGGCTTAGATCTTGTTTCGGACTTGTGTAGGCGTTTGTTAGAAAGTGGTGCTCCGGGTTTGCATTTTTACACCCTCAACCAGTCACCGTTAGTGGCAGAAATTTGCCACCGTATTGGGGTGGCTTGA
- a CDS encoding TetR family transcriptional regulator produces MVRKRKEEADQTRTRIIESARRVFLAHGVSLASMDEIARNAGVTRGAIYWHFTGKRDILNVLCIELRAWLLQVKEYLAVQLDLHEPLNAVALVLKKSVADLENHQEIRKALKIILTCCEYQEDCGPIWNELQNTKNELHRMTELAYHQATLQNTLKAELVPEMAAKDTRIFIEGLVSLIVMTPFVGNASQLIDSHIDLRRRLPTTVCNPDNTGAVSK; encoded by the coding sequence ATGGTACGTAAGCGAAAAGAAGAGGCAGATCAAACCCGCACCAGAATTATTGAATCGGCTCGGCGAGTATTTTTAGCGCATGGTGTCAGCCTGGCAAGCATGGATGAGATAGCAAGAAACGCCGGTGTTACCCGAGGTGCAATCTACTGGCATTTCACTGGTAAGCGAGATATTTTGAATGTGCTTTGTATTGAGCTTCGCGCATGGCTACTACAGGTTAAGGAATACCTGGCTGTGCAACTTGATCTGCACGAGCCGTTAAATGCTGTAGCGCTTGTATTGAAGAAGTCGGTCGCGGATCTTGAGAATCATCAGGAGATTCGGAAGGCACTAAAAATTATCCTCACTTGCTGCGAGTATCAGGAAGATTGCGGGCCAATTTGGAATGAGCTTCAGAATACCAAAAACGAACTACACCGCATGACAGAACTTGCTTACCATCAAGCCACTTTACAGAATACTTTGAAAGCTGAACTTGTTCCAGAAATGGCAGCGAAAGACACCCGCATCTTTATAGAGGGTTTAGTGAGTTTGATAGTGATGACGCCATTTGTTGGAAATGCTTCACAACTGATTGACTCTCACATCGATTTGAGAAGGAGGCTCCCAACAACTGTCTGCAATCCTGATAACACCGGGGCAGTATCAAAATAG
- the cofH gene encoding 5-amino-6-(D-ribitylamino)uracil--L-tyrosine 4-hydroxyphenyl transferase CofH, translating to MNAEEMARLRKVSFSMGIMLESASPRLCEKGMPHHGSPDKDPAVRLACLRTAGELAVPFTSGILIGIGETRAERIESLLALRDLNDEFGHIQEVIIQNFRAKPDTKMADAPEPSLDEHLWTLAVARLIFGSAMSLQAPPNLQRDGLAALVGAGVNDWGGVSPVTPDHVNPEAPWPHLVELAAETTAAGRHLAERLALAPAHALEAARWVDAALVPALLARIDIFGRARTDSWHAGAGHPMPVHAAAWVDATRPLSVHPEIAAIIDKARAGADLSEAEIVALFATEGDDFRGVLRAADQLRAEVVGDGVSFVVNRNINYTNICSYRCNFCAFAKGRATPELRGPAYRLDPAQVADIAEEAWNKGATEVCMQGGIHPEYTGHTYREIIEAVKTRVPDMHLHAFSPLEIHQGASTLGMGLHDYLRMLKEAGLSTLPGTAAEILDDEVRAIICHDKINTQEWLEVVRAAHEVGIKTTATIMYGHVDRAEHWARHLLHVRNLQKITGGFTEFVPLAFVHMEAPMGRRGKSRAGPTLKESLLMHAVARLALHPLIPNIQTSWVKMGGQGAALCLQAGANDLGGVLMYESITRSAGGTHGQEFSAQALEKLARSIGRRPWRRTTLYQAVAEPKSRAA from the coding sequence ATGAACGCCGAGGAAATGGCCCGGCTGCGCAAGGTCTCCTTCTCCATGGGCATCATGCTGGAATCGGCCTCGCCCCGGCTGTGCGAAAAGGGCATGCCCCACCATGGTTCCCCCGACAAGGACCCGGCGGTGCGCCTGGCCTGCCTGCGCACCGCCGGGGAACTGGCGGTGCCCTTCACCAGCGGCATCCTGATCGGCATTGGCGAAACCCGGGCCGAGCGCATCGAATCCCTCTTGGCCCTGCGGGACCTGAACGACGAATTCGGCCACATCCAGGAAGTCATCATCCAGAACTTCCGGGCCAAGCCCGACACCAAGATGGCGGATGCCCCGGAGCCCTCCCTGGACGAGCATCTATGGACCCTGGCCGTGGCCCGGCTGATCTTCGGTTCGGCCATGTCGCTCCAGGCGCCCCCCAATCTCCAGCGGGACGGCCTGGCGGCCCTGGTGGGTGCCGGGGTCAATGACTGGGGCGGCGTCTCCCCGGTGACTCCCGACCACGTGAATCCGGAGGCCCCCTGGCCCCACCTGGTGGAACTGGCCGCCGAGACCACGGCGGCAGGACGCCACCTGGCCGAGCGTCTGGCCCTGGCGCCGGCCCATGCCCTGGAGGCGGCCCGCTGGGTGGATGCCGCCCTGGTGCCGGCCCTGCTGGCCCGCATCGACATTTTTGGTCGCGCCCGCACCGATAGTTGGCACGCCGGCGCCGGACACCCCATGCCGGTCCATGCCGCCGCCTGGGTGGACGCTACCCGGCCCCTGTCGGTCCATCCTGAAATCGCCGCCATCATCGACAAGGCCCGGGCCGGTGCCGATCTCTCCGAAGCCGAGATCGTCGCCCTGTTCGCCACCGAGGGGGACGACTTCCGCGGCGTGCTGCGGGCCGCCGACCAACTGCGGGCCGAGGTGGTGGGGGACGGAGTCTCCTTCGTGGTGAACCGCAATATCAACTACACCAACATCTGCTCCTACCGCTGCAATTTCTGCGCCTTCGCCAAGGGTCGGGCCACCCCGGAACTGCGGGGTCCGGCCTACCGGCTGGACCCGGCCCAGGTGGCCGACATCGCCGAGGAAGCCTGGAACAAGGGCGCCACCGAGGTCTGCATGCAGGGGGGCATTCATCCCGAGTACACCGGCCACACCTACCGGGAGATCATCGAGGCGGTGAAGACCCGGGTGCCGGACATGCATCTGCACGCCTTCTCGCCCCTGGAGATCCACCAGGGGGCCAGCACCCTGGGCATGGGCCTCCACGACTATCTGCGCATGCTGAAGGAGGCCGGCCTGTCCACCCTGCCCGGCACCGCTGCCGAGATCCTGGACGACGAGGTGCGGGCCATCATCTGCCACGACAAGATCAACACCCAGGAATGGCTGGAAGTGGTGCGGGCCGCCCACGAGGTGGGTATCAAGACCACCGCCACCATCATGTATGGCCATGTGGACCGGGCCGAGCACTGGGCCCGCCATCTGCTGCATGTCCGCAACCTGCAGAAGATCACTGGCGGCTTCACCGAGTTCGTGCCCCTTGCCTTCGTGCACATGGAGGCCCCCATGGGCCGCCGCGGCAAGTCCCGGGCCGGCCCCACCCTCAAAGAATCCCTGCTGATGCACGCCGTGGCCCGTCTGGCCCTGCATCCCCTGATCCCCAACATCCAGACCTCCTGGGTCAAGATGGGGGGGCAGGGAGCAGCCCTGTGCCTCCAGGCCGGGGCCAACGACCTGGGGGGGGTGCTGATGTACGAATCCATCACCCGTTCCGCCGGCGGCACCCATGGCCAGGAGTTCTCGGCCCAGGCGCTGGAGAAGTTGGCCCGCAGCATCGGCCGACGGCCCTGGCGCCGCACCACCCTCTACCAGGCAGTCGCGGAACCCAAAAGCCGGGCGGCGTAA
- a CDS encoding cobyrinate a,c-diamide synthase codes for MKTLSQCPALLIAAPSSGQGKTLVTGALARHHRRLGRKVRVFKCGPDFLDPQILTVACGAPVYNLDLGMGGEADVASRLASAAQDADLILVEGVMGLFDGRPSAADIACRFKIPVLGLIDASAMAQTFGAMAHGLASYRPELPFAGVLANRVGSAHHAELLRNSLPPGIAWFGALTKDDAVALPERHLGLWQANEIDDLEKRLDLLADQIASTTSTDLPPKVEFPSATDNDIPPLLTGRTIAIARDAAFSFIYPANLDTLRRLGARLCFFSPLAGEPLPSCDALWLPGGYPELHGPALARRHDLWKQLTAHHAAGKPLLAECGGMMSLFETLVDQENHCHSLAGLLPGSCVMGSRLAGLGLQQASLQEGSLRGHTFHYSRCETPLKPYVRAHDPDGKTGEAIYQLGRLTASYVHFYFPSNPEATALLFLPLA; via the coding sequence ATGAAAACCCTGAGCCAATGCCCCGCCCTCCTCATCGCTGCCCCCTCTTCGGGTCAAGGCAAGACTCTGGTCACCGGCGCCCTGGCCCGTCATCATCGGCGGCTAGGCCGGAAGGTGCGCGTCTTCAAATGCGGCCCCGACTTCCTTGACCCCCAGATCCTGACAGTCGCCTGCGGTGCCCCGGTCTATAACCTCGACCTAGGCATGGGAGGCGAGGCCGATGTTGCATCGCGCCTTGCCAGTGCTGCACAGGATGCTGACCTGATCCTGGTAGAAGGGGTAATGGGACTCTTCGATGGCAGGCCCTCGGCCGCTGATATTGCCTGCCGATTCAAGATACCCGTGCTCGGCCTGATTGATGCCTCAGCCATGGCACAAACCTTTGGTGCCATGGCCCACGGCCTAGCCAGTTACCGACCCGAGTTACCCTTTGCCGGTGTTCTGGCAAACAGGGTTGGCAGCGCCCATCACGCTGAACTCCTGCGCAATAGTTTGCCTCCCGGCATAGCCTGGTTCGGCGCACTGACAAAGGACGATGCCGTGGCCCTGCCTGAACGTCATCTAGGTTTGTGGCAGGCGAATGAGATCGACGACCTGGAGAAGCGTTTGGACCTACTGGCGGACCAGATCGCCAGTACTACCAGCACCGATCTACCACCAAAAGTGGAATTCCCGAGTGCCACAGACAATGACATACCACCTCTGTTAACCGGGCGCACCATTGCCATTGCACGGGATGCCGCCTTCAGTTTTATCTACCCGGCCAATCTGGATACGCTACGCCGCTTGGGCGCCCGCCTTTGCTTTTTCTCACCTCTTGCGGGTGAGCCGTTGCCCTCCTGCGACGCCCTTTGGCTGCCCGGTGGTTATCCAGAGCTTCATGGACCGGCCTTGGCCCGTCGCCATGACCTCTGGAAGCAACTCACCGCTCATCACGCGGCGGGGAAACCACTCCTGGCTGAATGCGGTGGCATGATGAGCTTATTCGAAACCCTTGTGGATCAAGAAAATCACTGCCATTCGCTTGCTGGATTGCTACCTGGAAGCTGTGTCATGGGCTCACGCCTAGCCGGACTGGGTCTGCAACAAGCCAGTCTGCAGGAGGGATCGTTGCGCGGGCATACATTTCACTACTCCCGCTGCGAAACGCCCCTAAAGCCCTATGTACGGGCACACGACCCCGATGGGAAAACAGGTGAAGCGATTTACCAACTAGGCCGCCTTACCGCATCGTATGTACACTTCTACTTCCCATCAAACCCAGAAGCGACTGCGCTACTCTTCCTTCCACTTGCATAA